The window ATCGTTGGCTAGTTTCGATTTCCTCTGTTTGGTTTGAATGCACATCAATGCCGCTTTGGTGCTCAGTGTTTAAAATAGATCGTGTTGGCGATCACGCAGCTGACGTTTCGCAGACCTTATTTCCCCAATATCAGACCCCGAACACCCTCATACTCTGGGGCAGCTCTCGGTGGTCCAACTACCTGACATCCACCTGACTCCTCCGCCGGCTGAGCGCCGAGGAGACAAACTGGTCACGGTCACTGTTGATCTGACACCTACCGTCAACCACTGCTCTCTTGCCACTGTCATCGGTTTGGCAGTGCGGTACCGGCTGGAGCAGACCCTGCCGCCTAACTACCGCTTTGATGTGAGAATGAAGGATGGCTCTCATGCCCAGGACGACCAAGTCAACAAGCAACTGGGTGACAAAGAGAGAGTCGCCGCGGCTCTGGAAAACGACACACTGAAAGGCATGCTCGACAAGATGCTCGAGACATGCGTGTAACTTGATGTGGCCAATTCAAGGTCTCACACTTGCTGATGCGACTATATATTTTGTCGTTTTACGCCGTCGACTTGCTACATAGCAGGCCATTCACCGAGGTCAACCTTCAGTCCAGCACAGGGGTGTGTCAGCACTGTCGGATTCAGACCCTGGATAGGCACACCCCTTCCCAGGTGCCTTGTTCGAAGCCCCTGTGCACGTCGCTTGCGATTGGCGGGACAATCTCGGGCTTGTGGtgctcctcccctcctccgcctaGAGCCCGCCCACTCGGGACAGTTCCAGGTTCTCTCCTGCGAGTCTTCTTGCGGCCCGTGGGGGAGCAAATTGATGAAGTTTGAACCAGGGGTCAGCCGGCGAACTGGCTTTTCGACATCGACACAGATCGCCTCTTCCCGTCTTTGATATATGCAATACACAATGTCTGGATGACGGATAATattctcttcatcatgtTCAATGTGCTAAACATGCTGTGCTCTTTCAAAAAGCCATTGCAGTTGCACCAACAAGCCACGCCCAGCAAACCCCACGCTGCGAATGAACTGCCCTTTCTAGAATCTCTATCCTTCAAGGGTTTGCTCGCCCAGTTAGAGGCGCCTTCTGGTCCGTGGAATCAACTCAGGTCCAGCCACATCTTGTCACGCAAGCCGCATCACGCCATGTACCTCAGACCCTTGTCCCTGAGGTTACTTGACTATTTTACCGACTTGGTAGACGCGTGTGCGTCAATATGTCTGTTTGCACTTCACTGGAGGGCAGCTGCGGCCAGAGTTACCTTGGGGGAGATTTCCCATGATCGGTTCCAAAGATTCCCACATCCCGAAGAAATGGTCCCCGAGATCCTAGTCTACCGGCGAACACCCTCTTACAAGTGCTACCTATGTCCCACTTGTAGGAAACAGCCCTCATTGTGAATGAGACAGTTGCCGTTTCCTAAGAGCAGGGCACCTCTTGACTTTAGGGCATTGGATGCACTGCTGTGTAGCAGGTGTTGACCTATTTACCTTCCCCTTACTCACACCGAAAGGATCATCTACGGTGGATGCATGCTGGCTGGGGTGTTATCAAGATTTATATTCGCTCCTATTTTCTTGATTTTAGTTATCAAACCATTGCAACGACATAACTGCCGCCAACTATTGCCGTTTGGTCTAATCATACCGGATATCATAACGCGTCTACATACACTCCTGCCATCACATGATTTTTGGCAAGGGAAGCAACTAACGTGACTAAGCGCTGGATGTTTCGAAGAGAATGTGGACAAGACGCCccggtttctttttttttctttttttttttctctcaaaCATGCTCGGTTAtttttcctcctcaaacgGTCCGGGTGGCAGGATCAACGGCCCGCCGTTGTGAGCCTTGGCTACAGAAGCGCTAGTTTCACGAAACTTATTACAAATTCTCCTATCACAAAGCACAAATGGGAAATTCCGCGCGCAATAAAGACGTGCGGTGGAGTtagggggagagagaggcggTCTGGATCGTGTCATTAAATCAACCCGGGGGAATTCTAGCAAGCAAGCTAACACTAGAGAACTAACTGACGTGTTCGGTACCAAGAAGAGTATCTTGTTCAGAATGGTAGCGAGGTGAATGTATATCATTTTCACCTGTTGGAAAAACCCAAGCATGTGAATATCCCATTTCACCTTATCAtatcatcaacaaaaaaagaaacaagttATCATCAGACGGACAGCTTGTCATCAGTCCGCAGCACATCCATGTCTCCCACGAAGGGCCCCATCTTGTCCACCATGTGCGTTGCAAGCGCCTAACAATGCAAAGGCACACCGTTTTCtgtctttttattttttgtttttttgcgaGATGGCCCCAATACAACGCTTAACAGCTGAGATATCCCGCAAAAAGGACTCCACAACAAACATAACAAAAATCCTGCATATGTAAGGTATCTACGCCGGGGGAAGAATGCAACAAGGGGCTCCTCCTTCGGTAGAGTTTATCCcttccaacccaaccccttcaGTGCTTTACATACCCACCTACCTATCTGGGCGGCGTACATAATCGACACAAACGAGGACCcctgggagagggaaaaTGCCTACAGTGCACATAGACCCTGGTTGCAGgtaggggagggaggttatATGCcagggggggatgatgatgaacctGAGTCAAGAGAGGACAGACAGTGGTAGTTTTCATGACGGGGGAAACATCATGGCGTCAtatggggtttggggtgctCTGGAAGGGAGGGGATTGGTACCTCGAATGAGCAGTAGCTACGTGGGCGTAAAGGGAAGGTCAcaaacaacatcaatcaTCACACCCACGAGTAGAAAGCGTATGTGCCTgacgggatgggatggaaaacCTTCCTATGGCGTCATACTTCCCCTTCAACATTGACCAACTCTATCCGAGACAAAGCGAAAAACCGGGGAAGAAGCCTTTG is drawn from Podospora pseudocomata strain CBS 415.72m chromosome 1 map unlocalized CBS415.72m_1, whole genome shotgun sequence and contains these coding sequences:
- a CDS encoding uncharacterized protein (BUSCO:EOG09264O3B; EggNog:ENOG503P312; COG:S) — protein: MREVDNANPSILNVSQLPSRSRKVTTPRQGPDSKCDNIVYSKRPWLCGSSSSEDEDLEEEYGEDPVDAQDIYDLISPISDPEHPHTLGQLSVVQLPDIHLTPPPAERRGDKLVTVTVDLTPTVNHCSLATVIGLAVRYRLEQTLPPNYRFDVRMKDGSHAQDDQVNKQLGDKERVAAALENDTLKGMLDKMLETCV